In the Sandaracinus amylolyticus genome, CGCGCGCGAGCTCGAGGCGCACCGCCGGGATGTGCGTGCCGTCGTCGTCGAGACGGATCGCTTCCTGGAAGACCTCGGCCGCTTCTTGGTACCGTCCGGTGCGGACGAGATCGAGACCGTTCTGGTACGCTTGCACCGAGAGGTCGACTTGGAACCGGTCGATCATGTCGCGGAAGAACGCGGACTCGGCGGGCGAGAGCTGCTCGCGACGGATCTCCGCGTACTGCTCGACCGCTTCGGCGCGCCTGCGCTCGCGGATCAATCGGTAGAATTGCGCGGCCTGGACCTCGGCGTGAGCCCGTCGCTCGGCGCGCTGGCGCTCTTCGTCGATCTCGCGCTGGAGCGCGTCCACCCGCTCCTGCAGCTGCGCCGACGTGGTCTCGTACTCGCCGATGCGTGCGGACGTCGCGAGGTACAGCCCGCTGAACGAGAGCACGGCGAAGAGCACGTACGCGACCCACGAGTTCCAGTTGAACCGGCGCTCGTACCCGGCCTGGCGCTTCGCGATCGACTTGATGTCGGCGGCGAGCGAGTTCGTGAGATTGCTCGTCTTGATGACGAGCCCTCGCGACTCGATGATCTCGCGCTTGATCTCGCGGATCTCCTCGTCGACGTCGGCCATGAGGAGCGCGGGTTAGCGTCTCTGGCCGGCCGCTGCAAGCCCGACACCGACTCCGCGTGTCGCCCCGCGAGGGGCGCCATGCGGTCATTGCCAACGCTTGACGCTCTTTCGGAGCGGGCGTAGAAGCGCCCGACTCGAGAGAGAAGGAGAACCGCCGAACATGCTCCGTATCGCTCGCTCTGCCCTCCTCGCCATCGCCTTCACCACGCTCGCCGCGTACGCCGCGGGCTGCGGTGGCGCGCGCAACTACACGGTCCGCGGCTCGCAACGAGACCCCGGCGCCGACGGTCGCGTGCAGGTCGAGCACATCGACGGCGGCAACAACCTGATCACCTTCTCGGGCACGAACATGACCCCGCCCGATCGGCTCGGGTCGGGCTTCACGCGTTACGTGCTGTGGGTGCGCACGGGCTCCGCGCCGGCCTCGATGGAGGCGAACGTCGCGTACGACCCGAGCTCGCGCACCGGCCGCGCGACCGCGACCACGCCGCACCAGCGCTTCACCGTCATGATCACCGCCGAGCGTGCGACGGAGACGTCGACCCCGAGCGACACGGTGATCTTCCAGCAGAACGTCAGCCAGTGACGTTCTGATCGCGGGCCTCGCGGGGGTTAGATCACCGCGAGGCCTCGCTCTCGACTTCTCTCTCAGCCGCGGAACGCCAGCCATGTACGACACGTCCGACATCCGGAAGAACCTCAAGGTCATCCTCGACGGCGCGCCCTGCGTCGTGATCGACTTCCAGTTCGTGAAGCCCGGCAAGGGTCAGGCGTTCACGCGCACGAAGCTGCGCAACATGCTCACCGGCAACGTGCTCGAGCGCACGTTCAAGAGCGGTGAGAAGCTCGCGAAGGCGGACCTCGAGGTGCGTCAG is a window encoding:
- a CDS encoding tetratricopeptide repeat protein, whose product is MADVDEEIREIKREIIESRGLVIKTSNLTNSLAADIKSIAKRQAGYERRFNWNSWVAYVLFAVLSFSGLYLATSARIGEYETTSAQLQERVDALQREIDEERQRAERRAHAEVQAAQFYRLIRERRRAEAVEQYAEIRREQLSPAESAFFRDMIDRFQVDLSVQAYQNGLDLVRTGRYQEAAEVFQEAIRLDDDGTHIPAVRLELARALRHLGNDTLAKQYAAEVAEQTVDRELQDDGLLLFAQCAESLGEIDEARAAMRTYLRRWPRAAFATDVRRHLSDLNRRAMRGSAPPD